Proteins from a genomic interval of Lelliottia amnigena:
- the nirD_2 gene encoding nitrite reductase small subunit, with translation MSQWVNICKVNDIIPATGVCALLGTEQVAIFRPRHDEQVFAISNIDPFFQASVLSRGLIAEHQGELWVASPLKKQRFRLSDGHCMEDESHSVKHYDVRVKDGNVQLRG, from the coding sequence ATGAGCCAGTGGGTAAACATCTGCAAAGTTAACGACATCATTCCAGCGACCGGCGTTTGCGCACTGCTGGGTACGGAACAGGTCGCCATTTTCCGCCCTCGTCATGACGAACAGGTCTTTGCGATCAGCAATATCGACCCGTTCTTTCAGGCCAGCGTGCTGTCTCGCGGTTTGATTGCGGAGCATCAGGGCGAACTGTGGGTGGCGAGTCCACTGAAAAAACAGCGTTTCCGTTTAAGCGACGGACACTGCATGGAAGATGAAAGTCACTCAGTGAAGCACTATGACGTCCGCGTAAAAGACGGCAACGTGCAGCTGAGGGGCTGA
- the nirC gene encoding nitrite transporter NirC: MFADTINKCAANAARIARLSQNNPLGFWISSAMAGAYVGLGIILIFTLGNLLEPSIRPLVMGATFGLALTLVIIAGSELFTGHTMFLALGVKAGTISQGQMWAILPQTWVGNLLGSVFVALLYSWGGGSLLPVDTSIVHTVALAKTTQPAMTLFFKGVLCNWLVCLAIWMAIRTEGAAKFIAIWWCLLAFIASGYEHSVANMTLFALSWFGHHNDAFTLSGIGHNLLWVTLGNTLSGAVFMGLGYWYATPKAERPTPVTIATAQAKANS, encoded by the coding sequence ATGTTTGCAGACACCATTAATAAGTGTGCGGCTAACGCTGCGCGCATTGCCCGCCTCAGTCAAAATAACCCTCTCGGCTTCTGGATCAGTTCCGCCATGGCCGGGGCTTATGTCGGTCTCGGTATTATTCTCATCTTCACGCTGGGGAATTTACTTGAACCCTCCATTCGTCCATTAGTGATGGGCGCAACGTTTGGGCTCGCGTTAACCCTGGTCATTATCGCCGGTTCAGAGCTGTTCACCGGCCATACCATGTTCCTGGCGCTGGGCGTCAAAGCGGGGACAATTAGCCAGGGACAAATGTGGGCGATTCTGCCGCAAACCTGGGTCGGCAACCTGTTGGGTTCCGTCTTCGTGGCCTTGCTGTACAGCTGGGGTGGCGGCAGTTTGTTACCGGTGGATACCAGCATTGTACACACCGTTGCGCTCGCCAAAACCACGCAGCCAGCCATGACGCTGTTCTTCAAGGGCGTGCTCTGTAACTGGCTGGTGTGCCTGGCGATCTGGATGGCAATCCGCACGGAAGGTGCCGCGAAATTCATCGCAATCTGGTGGTGTTTGCTGGCGTTTATTGCCTCCGGCTACGAACACTCCGTGGCAAACATGACGCTTTTCGCACTCTCCTGGTTTGGCCATCACAACGACGCGTTCACCCTTTCGGGCATCGGTCATAACCTGTTGTGGGTAACTCTGGGCAATACCCTTTCGGGTGCAGTGTTTATGGGCTTAGGATACTGGTATGCTACTCCTAAAGCGGAGCGTCCGACTCCCGTCACCATCGCAACTGCACAGGCGAAAGCCAATTCCTAA
- the cysG gene encoding siroheme synthase gives MDHLPIFCQLRHRDCLLVGGGDVAERKARLLLEAGAQLTVNALAFDPQFHVWAQEGMLTLVQGEFDESLLDTCWLTIAATDDDEVNQRVSDACETRRIFCNVVDAPKEASFIMPSIIDRSPLMVAVSSGGTSPVLARLLREKLESILPQHLGKVARYAGQLRARVKTTFATVGERRRFWEKFFVNDRLAQSLANQDHQAVEETTERLLTEPLNHRGEVVLVGAGPGDAGLLTLKGLQQIQQADIVVYDRLVSDDIMNLVRRDADRVFVGKRAGYHCVPQEEINQILLREALKGKRVVRLKGGDPFIFGRGGEELETLCNAGVPFSVVPGITAASGCSAYSGIPLTHRDYAQCVRLVTGHLKTGSELDWHNLAAEKQTLVFYMGLNQAATIQEKLLEHGMQHDMPVALVENGTAITQRVVSGVLTQLGELAKQVESPALIVVGRVVELREKLNWFSNH, from the coding sequence GTGGATCACCTGCCGATTTTCTGTCAATTACGTCATCGAGACTGCCTGTTAGTGGGCGGTGGCGATGTCGCTGAGCGTAAAGCGCGTTTGCTATTAGAAGCAGGTGCACAACTTACCGTTAATGCGTTGGCCTTCGATCCGCAATTTCACGTGTGGGCGCAGGAAGGCATGCTGACGCTGGTGCAGGGCGAGTTTGACGAGTCCCTGCTCGATACTTGCTGGTTAACGATCGCCGCAACTGATGACGACGAAGTGAACCAGCGCGTCAGCGATGCCTGCGAAACCCGTCGTATTTTCTGCAACGTGGTCGATGCGCCAAAAGAAGCCAGCTTTATTATGCCGTCGATTATTGACCGTTCCCCGCTGATGGTGGCGGTGTCATCCGGCGGCACGTCACCGGTGCTGGCGCGTTTATTGCGCGAAAAACTCGAATCGATTTTACCTCAGCATTTAGGGAAGGTGGCGCGCTATGCCGGCCAGCTTCGCGCCCGGGTGAAAACGACGTTTGCAACCGTCGGCGAGCGCCGCCGCTTCTGGGAAAAATTCTTCGTCAATGACCGCCTGGCGCAGTCGCTGGCGAATCAGGATCATCAGGCCGTCGAAGAGACGACCGAGCGCCTGCTGACTGAACCGCTGAATCACCGCGGCGAAGTGGTGCTGGTGGGTGCAGGGCCTGGAGATGCGGGTCTTTTAACACTGAAAGGATTACAGCAGATTCAGCAGGCGGATATCGTGGTGTATGACCGTCTGGTGTCTGATGACATTATGAATCTGGTCCGTCGTGACGCCGACCGCGTATTCGTGGGCAAACGCGCGGGCTATCACTGCGTTCCGCAGGAAGAAATTAACCAGATCCTGCTGCGTGAAGCGCTCAAAGGCAAACGCGTGGTGCGCCTGAAGGGCGGCGATCCGTTTATCTTTGGTCGTGGCGGTGAAGAGCTGGAAACGCTCTGCAACGCGGGTGTGCCGTTCTCAGTGGTGCCTGGAATCACTGCGGCTTCTGGCTGCTCTGCCTATTCCGGTATCCCGCTTACCCATCGCGATTATGCTCAATGCGTGCGCCTGGTGACGGGCCATCTCAAAACGGGAAGTGAGCTGGACTGGCACAACCTGGCCGCTGAAAAGCAGACGCTGGTGTTCTACATGGGGCTGAATCAGGCGGCGACCATTCAGGAAAAACTGCTGGAACACGGCATGCAGCACGATATGCCGGTGGCGCTGGTCGAAAATGGCACGGCGATTACCCAGCGCGTCGTGAGCGGCGTGCTCACACAGCTCGGCGAGCTGGCGAAACAGGTTGAAAGCCCGGCGCTGATCGTCGTCGGGCGCGTGGTTGAACTTCGCGAAAAGCTCAACTGGTTTTCAAACCACTAA
- the yhfL gene encoding protein YhfL, producing MFNLAKAALVVGILSTLTACTGHVQNTKNNCSYDYLLHPAISISKIIGGCGPAAEQ from the coding sequence ATGTTTAACCTGGCAAAAGCCGCGCTCGTCGTCGGCATCTTATCCACCCTGACGGCTTGCACCGGTCACGTTCAAAATACCAAAAATAATTGCAGCTACGATTACTTGCTTCATCCGGCGATCTCAATTTCTAAAATAATTGGCGGTTGCGGACCCGCGGCAGAACAATAA
- the trpS gene encoding tryptophanyl-tRNA synthetase codes for MTKPIVFSGAQPSGELTIGNYMGALRQWVGMQDDYHCIYCIVDLHAITARQDPEKLRKATLDTLALYLACGIDPQKSTIFVQSHVPEHAQLGWALNCYTYFGELSRMTQFKDKSARYSENINAGLFDYPVLMAADILLYQTNQVPVGEDQKQHLELSRDIAQRFNAIYGDVFKVPEPFIPKSGARVMSLLEPTKKMSKSDDNRNNVIGLLEDPKAVVKKLKRAVTDSDEPPVVRYDVQNKAGVSNLLDILSGVTGQSIPELEQHFEGKMYGHLKGEVADAVSGMLTELQERYNRFRNDEALLNQVMRDGADKASARAAETLKAVYQAIGFVAKP; via the coding sequence ATGACTAAGCCCATCGTATTTAGTGGCGCGCAGCCTTCAGGCGAATTGACCATTGGCAACTACATGGGTGCGTTGCGTCAGTGGGTGGGTATGCAGGATGATTACCACTGCATTTACTGCATCGTGGATTTGCATGCGATTACCGCGCGCCAGGATCCTGAGAAACTGCGTAAAGCCACGCTGGATACGCTGGCACTGTATCTGGCTTGCGGTATCGATCCGCAAAAAAGCACCATTTTCGTACAATCGCACGTGCCAGAGCACGCACAGCTTGGTTGGGCGCTGAACTGCTACACCTATTTCGGCGAACTGAGCCGCATGACCCAGTTCAAAGACAAATCTGCACGCTACTCCGAGAACATCAACGCCGGTTTGTTTGACTATCCCGTGCTGATGGCCGCTGACATTCTGCTGTATCAAACCAACCAGGTACCGGTTGGCGAAGACCAGAAACAGCACCTCGAACTGAGCCGTGATATCGCGCAGCGCTTCAATGCGATCTACGGTGATGTCTTTAAAGTGCCAGAGCCGTTTATCCCGAAATCGGGCGCGCGCGTGATGTCACTGCTTGAGCCGACCAAAAAGATGTCCAAGTCTGACGATAACCGCAACAACGTTATCGGCCTGCTGGAAGATCCGAAAGCGGTAGTGAAAAAGCTGAAACGCGCAGTCACAGATTCCGACGAGCCACCTGTTGTGCGTTACGATGTGCAGAACAAAGCGGGCGTTTCAAACCTGCTGGATATTCTCTCTGGCGTCACCGGGCAGAGTATTCCTGAGCTTGAACAGCACTTTGAAGGCAAAATGTACGGCCATCTCAAAGGCGAAGTGGCGGATGCGGTTTCCGGCATGTTGACTGAACTGCAGGAGCGTTATAACCGTTTCCGCAATGACGAAGCGCTGCTGAATCAGGTAATGCGAGACGGTGCCGACAAAGCCAGCGCGCGTGCCGCTGAAACCCTGAAAGCGGTTTACCAGGCGATTGGCTTTGTGGCAAAACCCTAG
- the gph gene encoding phosphoglycolate phosphatase: MNKLQAIRGVAFDLDGTLVDSAPGLTSAVDQALYALELPVAGEDRVITWIGNGADVLMERALTWSRQERAFQRSAQGKPGVDHADIPQDEQLRVLRKLFNRFYEETVEEGSFLFPDVVDTLSALHANGMPLALVTNKPTPFVAPLLEALDIAKYFSVIVGGDDVQNKKPHPEPILLVAGKLSLAPEQLLFVGDSRNDILAAKAAGSPSVGLTYGYNYGESITLSEPDAVFDHFKDLLPALGLSHSEHQESKND; encoded by the coding sequence ATGAATAAATTACAGGCAATTCGCGGTGTCGCGTTTGACCTTGATGGCACGCTGGTCGACAGCGCGCCGGGTTTAACCAGCGCCGTCGATCAGGCGCTGTATGCGCTTGAGCTGCCCGTTGCGGGTGAAGATCGGGTGATAACCTGGATTGGTAACGGTGCTGATGTGCTGATGGAACGCGCGTTGACGTGGTCCCGTCAGGAACGCGCCTTTCAACGTTCGGCGCAGGGTAAACCCGGCGTTGATCATGCTGATATCCCGCAGGATGAACAGCTACGCGTTCTGCGTAAACTGTTCAATCGCTTTTACGAAGAGACCGTGGAAGAGGGCAGTTTTCTATTCCCTGACGTCGTCGATACCCTGAGCGCGTTGCATGCCAATGGCATGCCGTTGGCGCTGGTCACCAACAAGCCAACGCCGTTTGTGGCGCCGTTGCTGGAAGCGCTCGACATCGCAAAATATTTCTCGGTGATTGTCGGCGGTGACGACGTGCAGAATAAAAAACCGCATCCGGAACCGATTTTGCTGGTGGCAGGAAAATTATCCTTGGCGCCTGAGCAGCTGCTTTTTGTCGGCGATTCGCGCAATGATATTCTGGCCGCCAAAGCCGCAGGTTCGCCGTCTGTGGGTCTCACCTACGGCTATAACTACGGTGAATCCATCACGCTGAGTGAACCGGACGCCGTGTTCGATCACTTCAAAGATTTACTGCCCGCACTCGGGCTTTCGCACAGTGAACATCAGGAATCAAAAAATGACTAA
- the rpe gene encoding ribulose-phosphate 3-epimerase, translated as MKQFLIAPSILSADFARLGEDTANALAAGADVVHFDVMDNHYVPNLTIGPMVLKALRNYGITAPIDVHLMVKPVDRIVPDFAAAGASIITFHPEASEHVDRTLQLIKENGCKAGLVFNPATSLSYLDYVMDKLDVILLMSVNPGFGGQSFIPQTLDKLREVRRRIDESGYDIRLEVDGGVKVNNIGEIAAAGADMFVAGSAIFDQPDYKKVIDEMRSELAKVSHE; from the coding sequence ATGAAACAGTTTTTGATTGCTCCCTCAATTCTGTCGGCCGATTTTGCCCGCCTGGGTGAAGACACGGCCAACGCGCTGGCCGCCGGTGCGGATGTGGTGCATTTTGATGTGATGGATAACCACTACGTACCTAATCTGACCATCGGCCCGATGGTGCTGAAAGCGCTACGTAACTACGGAATCACCGCCCCGATTGATGTTCACCTGATGGTCAAACCGGTTGATCGCATCGTGCCGGATTTTGCCGCAGCGGGCGCGAGCATTATCACCTTCCACCCTGAAGCCTCCGAGCATGTCGATCGCACGTTGCAGCTCATCAAAGAGAACGGCTGTAAGGCGGGGCTAGTGTTTAACCCGGCGACGTCGCTGAGCTATCTTGATTACGTCATGGACAAGCTGGACGTGATTCTGCTGATGTCCGTCAATCCAGGTTTTGGTGGCCAATCCTTTATTCCGCAAACGCTGGATAAGCTACGTGAAGTGCGCCGTCGCATCGACGAGTCTGGCTATGACATTCGTCTTGAAGTGGATGGCGGCGTGAAGGTCAACAACATTGGCGAAATCGCTGCAGCGGGTGCGGATATGTTCGTGGCAGGCTCCGCCATTTTTGACCAACCGGATTACAAAAAAGTCATCGATGAGATGCGCAGTGAACTGGCAAAGGTAAGTCATGAATAA